TGGATTGAGAAAGAGGTGGCACGAGCCAAGAAAAAGTATGGCGGGATCATGGCAGAGGCAACAATAGAAGATGACAAGACCCTATCCGTGGGCTCGATGCAGGATTTGCTCAGAGTAGCCAGTGAGCTTGGTAAGCCGATAATGCACCAGGCACCAGCCGGGCCTAGGGAGCCTCATGCCTACTATGTATTTGACGGAGCCACCCGTTACCGGTATGTCCTCAGGGGGAAGCAAGGGGACGGGGGAGGAACCGAGCAGAGACAGTAAGAGCCACTAGGGTTACGAACCGCCAGCTTAACCTATGTCGCAAGGTTTTTTTACTGCTTGCATTGATAGCCTCGTGATAAGTGCCGTCATTTCATCATCGGCGTTGCTCCAAGTTAGCGGCGGCACGATTCAGTCTTCACCTATGCAGCGAACATTCCCACCCCCACCCCTACACCTACAGCTACTCCTACCTCAGCACCGTTGACTCAAGCGCAATAGCCTGCAGAGGATGAGCCGGGGCCAGCCTGCCATCTTGCAGACGGATACAAGATAGATATGACTAGGCTTTGAAAGAATACAGGTCCTCGGAGACATTCAGCCCCGGTCTCCAGTTGCGGACGGCTAAGGTAGCCCCATGCTCTATGCCGGACACGAACCCGGACACGACCAACGGTCGGCCACGGTTAGGGAATTGCCCAGTCTGGACACTGCCCACGACGCCGTCATCAGCCACGGGCATGGGTGTGCCTAAGTGGTCAAGGGGGAAGGGGAATGAGAGGTGCGAAAGTGTGTTCCAATCTGAGAGTGAGACGATTGGACATTCGGTTTCATGGTGGCCGTTTCTGCACACGTTGCCGCGCCCTCTCCAAATACGTGGGCTCCTCCGGTGAGGCTTACATAGCCTTTGCCTAGTTCTCAGGTTCGCCAAGGTCCACATACTTGTCACCAAAAAACGGGTCCATGCTGATTCGATGCGGCCTAGACAATCCCCTTTTGCCCTTGTACACGCGAAAAGCATGTGTAGACCCATTGGCCAGTTCAAGTTTCTCAAAATCATCGGTTGGCGTTCTGACAGCAAGGGCTTGAGCCTTAGCAACCCCCTCTCGCAACCATGCTATCACTTCACCCATCTTTTGCTGTCTACTACTCAACTGTGGAATTAGACTCAGACCATCGTGCCCATGTGCAGCTAGCTTTGTCTTGACAATACTCAGGCCTTCACCCGATTCTTCAGCCATCTTCTGAACCTTGTCAATCCTGGAACCGAGGGCCGCAATGCTGTGATTGAACATGTCACGGTGGCTGTTCACCACATGAGAAAGGCCGTAATAAGCTTCCTTCAACCTGTTATTAGATTCGTTTACCGTACCCGTATCGGCCTTGGCCAGTTCTGCGCCTTCGCTCAGTTTACTGACTATGTCGCTGAGATTGCTTACTGCATCCGTGAGCTTGGTCACCTGATCAGCAATACTAGTTAATCTATGAGTAAGTGGCTCAGTATCACTCAATGAGAATTCTGAATCTGACTCACGCAATCCAGTAGCTCGTTCGAGCTGCTGGAGTCTGTCCTCCAGTAAACTCACTGGCAGCGCAGTAGCTGGCGCAGCAACTGACCGCGGTGTACTGCTGCCAGTAATGCCATGAACGAAGGTCTTATGACCTCTCAGTCCCTGCGGAGTCTTGACCTGTTTGCCGCAAAATTCGCATGTAACCATTTCAGTTTCCTCCTAAAATTATCTTTCACTTCTTTGCTTCAGCCGGAGTCCAGCCTCGGTCTTCCGAACCGGATGTAGTGGCCCTTAGAGGCCGGGGCAATATCTTGCCAGAGATGGCTTTGGAGGATTCTCTTGCGGGAGGTTGCCAGTCGGGTATCAGCTCAGATAGGGAGTAATAAGGTTGCAGGTGAGGGTTGGTTCCCCGTCGGGGCCGCCAGTCTGTGAAATGGTTGATGCCTCGCCGTGAACCATGTCGAAGAACGGCATCATGTCTGGTTTGGGTGTTACTCCCAGGATCAGTGCGTCCTTGACCCACACAGCCTCAAATACCTCGGTCACAAGGCGCTTGCGTTGTTGCTGCTCGCCGGCCTCCCATGCCAGTGACAGGTCCTGGAGGAACTGCGCCATCCTACTGAGATAATCAGGCTTCGCCTGTGCCACCGTCACCTTCGCCAGTCTGGCCTGCAGCATCTGGCGTTCGCCCAGGTACTCAGCCTTGTCGATGTCGCCCAATAAGTAGAGTTCCTTAAGGCGGCTGAGACTGGCACTGATGCTTCCCGTATCGCTCTCCGCCGTCTTTTCAGGCTGCTTCAGGCTGCTTGTCGTGGCAGAGAGCCAGCATCTTCTCCTGATAATCCTGGGGAAGCTTGAAGGCCTTGAGGTATGCGGCCATCTGGCTCTCCAATCGCCCTAGCCCGGCGCTCTTCTCTCTGCACGTGCCGGAATCGAGCCGCCTCGCACAAGCCAGGTGTGGGTGAAGGCTGTTGGACACTCTGAGCCGGTTACCACAAGTGGCGCAGCGGGCCACCCCTGAAAGTGAATAGTGGCGGGCCTTGCCTGGCATGGTTTGGGGTAGATGTCGTCGGCTAGACCGTGCCTCCTGGGCCGCCTCAAAAAGTTCAGGAGGGATGATCCGGCCGTGTCTTCCCTTCACCCAGCCGCTCCTACCGTCAGGCAACTCGCCGACGTAGAACCGGTTCTGCAGCATGTCGCGCACTGTATCCTTCGAGAAGGGGTTCGAGCCATGGGTCCCACATGTCCGGTGGCCCGCCTCGTTCAGGGCCCTCGCAATAGCCTTGTCGCTTTCTCCCCGGGCCGCCATCTCGAAGGCTAGCAGCAACCCCTGGTGGGTGGGTGCCCGCTCCCGCACCACATTCCCTTCCTTATCCCGGATACGCCAGACCTCATCATGGGGCTTCGGCACTCCGTCAGGCCCCTTCATCACCCCGAGGGGCAGTATGCCGTTGTATTGATTCCTAAGTTGCCACAAATTATCCCTACCCAGGATCAACAATAATTACTATACTAACCCGAGGTTATTTGTCAATTCTTTCTTTGCCTCGCCAGTTTCGCCCAAATGAGGATGAAACATCTTAGCGTGTTGTTTCCTTCAGAGTCTCCAAGGAGGAGGGGGTTGTGCCAGAAGTGAAGAGTAGTCTGCAACCATTTGCCACGAGGCCTATTGCAGTGAGGGCACTTCGGGAATCGGCCTACAGGTACAGGATGTCCTCGGGGTGGCCCAGGGCTATGAAGAGGAGAAGGTAGTCCCGGAGGTGGCGGGTGATGAGGAAGTTCTCTTTGACATGGTGTCGGCCGTTCTCGCCGAGCCACCGGGCATATTCGGGATTGGTCAGGAGCTGCTTTATGGCGTAGGCTGTGCCCTCGACTCCGTGGGAGAGGAGCCCGGTGAACTTGTTCTTCACCTGAAGGGGTATGCCGCCTACAGCCGAGGCGACCACCGGCTTCCCCTTCCACAGGGCCTCGCTCACGGTAAGCCCGAAGCCCTCCTTGAGCGACTTCTGCACGATGACCGTGGAGGCCCTCTGGAGGGCATTGATGTCAATATCGCTGTTGGGGGGGATAGCCAGGATATGGACATCGGGGTTCCCCTCGGCCCTTTCCCTTACTTCCGCCAGGACCCTGTCTGATTCCGGGTCATCGCTGGCCGTGCCCCCAGCCAGGATAAGACAGCAGTCTATGCTCTTCCTCACCATCTCAAAGGCCTGGATTACCCCGATAGGGTCCTTGAGGTAATCAAACCGGGAGACCTGGGTGATGATGGGCTTTTCCCGGGGAAGCTGGTATCTTTCCAGAACGGCGTCAACGGTCTCCTGGGGTAGCTCCCGGTTCTTGTCGCTCAAGGGGTCGATGGAGGGTGAGATGAGGACCTGGCGGATGGGGAGCTGCTGGGAGAAGGCGGGGGCGGAGAAGACCGCCGCATCATACTGGACCACGAAGCGATAGAGGAAGTTCCAGACCTCCTGATTGGGCTTGGAGACATCTATGTGACACCTCCATATCCACTTCCTGCCCAGCTCCTTCTTTCTTGTCACCAGGGCTACCGGCTGGGGGTCGTGGACGAAGATGATGTCTCCGTAGAGCTCTAGCTCTTCCATGTTCTTCTGGTTGGTCTCCATGAAGAGGGAGAATTCCTGGGGGGAGAGCCTTTCCTCCCTGCCATGGAGGGCGTTGTGGAATTTCTTGGTTACCTGGAAGAACTCCTGGTTCCCCTTGATGACACTCCAGCGGGCGTCCACGCCCAACTGTCCCAAGAGGGGCAGCATGCGGCTCAGGATCTCCGCCACCCCGCCCCCGGTGAAGGTGGAGTTTATGTTCTGGATGACCTTCCCCGAGAGCTTGGCCGCCAGGAGCCTCAGTTCCTCAAGGGTGCTCCTGCCCACAATGGGCTCGTAGTCCGATAGCCTCACTTTATTCGTTTCTCGATAAGCTGTATGAGTGACGATCTTAAGCCCTCCAGAGTATAAGTATAAGGGTCAAGGCGAGCAATCTTGTCCGCCAGCTCCTTTTCCTCCAGCCTTTCCTCCAGCCAGGTAGAGAAATCGTTGAGCCCCCTCCCCAGCCTCAACCGGGACTCAAAGATATGATAGTAGAGGGAGCCCAGGCTCAGCTTGCGCAGGGCCTCTACAAATTCCCTCAGGTCATGGGCCACATAGGGCGTGGGCAGGATTACGCTCACCGATTTCATGAAGTGAAATTCCCTTCCCTCTGGCGCCTCCCTTCCATTGGGCTGGCGGGAGAGGTGCTCCTCCATGATGTTTACCAGCCTTTCCCTTATGGCACCCAGGGAAGGTAGGTCAAAGACATCGACACTGGCCAGTCTTTCCCCCAGCACCTCATCCCCCAGAGCATCGCTCGCCCAGAGGGCAAAGTCGTTGGCTGGTTCCGGGGTGAGATAGTGATGTTCCTCCAGGAAGTGGTGGGTGTGGTAATAGACCACAGAATCGGGGGAATCTTTGAGTATTTCCACCATCTGGCGCAGGTTGCTGGCCTTGAGCCCGGTCAACTCCTTAAGGTGGGCCCGGGCATAGAAACGGAAAGGCTCGCTGGCCTTCTTCAGGGGCCGGCCGTAGTTGATGACGGTGGACTGGAGGAGCCGGCTGTTGGGGATGGTGATGGCGCTCTCGTCCATGG
This DNA window, taken from Chloroflexota bacterium, encodes the following:
- a CDS encoding recombinase family protein, translated to MPKPHDEVWRIRDKEGNVVRERAPTHQGLLLAFEMAARGESDKAIARALNEAGHRTCGTHGSNPFSKDTVRDMLQNRFYVGELPDGRSGWVKGRHGRIIPPELFEAAQEARSSRRHLPQTMPGKARHYSLSGVARCATCGNRLRVSNSLHPHLACARRLDSGTCREKSAGLGRLESQMAAYLKAFKLPQDYQEKMLALCHDKQPEAA
- a CDS encoding glycosyltransferase, with the translated sequence MRLSDYEPIVGRSTLEELRLLAAKLSGKVIQNINSTFTGGGVAEILSRMLPLLGQLGVDARWSVIKGNQEFFQVTKKFHNALHGREERLSPQEFSLFMETNQKNMEELELYGDIIFVHDPQPVALVTRKKELGRKWIWRCHIDVSKPNQEVWNFLYRFVVQYDAAVFSAPAFSQQLPIRQVLISPSIDPLSDKNRELPQETVDAVLERYQLPREKPIITQVSRFDYLKDPIGVIQAFEMVRKSIDCCLILAGGTASDDPESDRVLAEVRERAEGNPDVHILAIPPNSDIDINALQRASTVIVQKSLKEGFGLTVSEALWKGKPVVASAVGGIPLQVKNKFTGLLSHGVEGTAYAIKQLLTNPEYARWLGENGRHHVKENFLITRHLRDYLLLFIALGHPEDILYL
- a CDS encoding mechanosensitive ion channel, with product MKTALSWLAENWPDIVIPLAVFLASLIATFWLRRGAYHRLDRWAKRSRWPGDDIVVQATKTASALWCLLLSAYLALAVFRIPAGWKEPAGKGLGTLLLLSVTLVALNLASRFIQFYGDRLKIPRRPVSTAGQIVRVVILVTAALELLHIWGVPTSPILLVMGVAVLAGALAFRDVLPSVFAGFQLSASGHIKAGDYIKLETGEEGYVTEMDWRHTRIRAMDESAITIPNSRLLQSTVINYGRPLKKASEPFRFYARAHLKELTGLKASNLRQMVEILKDSPDSVVYYHTHHFLEEHHYLTPEPANDFALWASDALGDEVLGERLASVDVFDLPSLGAIRERLVNIMEEHLSRQPNGREAPEGREFHFMKSVSVILPTPYVAHDLREFVEALRKLSLGSLYYHIFESRLRLGRGLNDFSTWLEERLEEKELADKIARLDPYTYTLEGLRSSLIQLIEKRIK